A window of Clostridia bacterium genomic DNA:
TGATTTGTGGGTTTTTTATCGCTTAATAGATGATAAGGTTTTAATCCTACTATTTGACTATCCTCTAAGTATTTTTCTGCTTCTTTCCTGGTCATATGAGGAGATATCAGTATAAGGCCTTTGCTAGTTGTCTGCCCTTTTAACTGCTCTATCAAATAATCATTGCATTTTTGCACGTCACAGCAGGATGATATCATTGGAAAGAAAAGCCCTCCCATCAAGTTTGAGCCTTGAGTAAATTTGCTCACATTTTCCTTCCAAACATCTAATGTAATCTCTTCCCCTATTTTGCTGTAAAAGTTGTCGTGATCTAAGTTTAAATCTGATACCCTTACCAGATGTGCATGAATATCAAAAACCTGGTCCGGTATAAAATCATTTAACCCCTCAATAATTTTTTGATCATACTCATTAAAGTCCCAATTTTCTAACATGTTATAGCCTCCCTTATATTTTTAAGTTAAATTTAATAGTATCAGTCCCAAGTAAAACCCTATTAGGGCATTGTCAACATGATCTCCTAATTATTAAATTAGGTTTGAATATCTTCTCAACTTTGCTGTAGTGTTCATGTTCAATCATATTCATAATCATTTTAGCAGCTGCTTCTCCTATCAATCTGGATGGGTATTCTATAGTAGTCAGCGGAGGATTCATATACTCTGAAAATAAAAGGTTGTTGAATCCAACAAAAGCAATATCTTCAGGAACCCTTATTCCTCTCATTGAAAAATAGGAATTGATTTTGTATATAATATAATCATTTGAAAAAATAGCGCCTATATCATCAACCATGTCATCCAGCGCTTGCTTTATAGATTTAAAATCAAAATCATCATAATTATCAATATCCAGTATCCTTTTATCCGATACTTTAAATCCTTTTTCTGAAAGTGCTTTTTTATATCCATCAAATAATTGCTTACCTACGTTATTGCCCAGGCTCCCAATATAGAGAATATCTTTTCTCCCTCTCTCCAGCAAATGGTTTGTAGCCATATACCCTGCCTGCTCATTATCCAGACATACAAATCCCCCATTAACTGTATCTATACGCCTGTTAATAAATACCGTAGGTGTATCCTTCAAAATCTGTTTTATCAATCCCACATCATATTCACCAGAAGTAGGAGGACAAATTATAAGTCCATCTGTCTCAAGTTCAGTCAAACCTTTTAGCGATGTATATAGCTTTATCTCATCATCGAATATGCTGTATGGCACTATATAATAATTTGATTTTAGAGAATTTTGAATCCCTCTCAATATATCTGCCTCTACGTCATACGCCTTGTTGATGTCAAACAAAACTACACCGATATTCTTGTTCTCATTGTTTTTATACTTGCTCAAATCCCCGATAAATGTTCCCCTTCCATGCTCTGAATATAAAAGACCTTCTCTAACCAAACTGGATACCACTGCGCTGACTGTAACGTTGCTCAATCCATGTTTCCTTGATAGCTCTCTTATAGAATAAAACCTATCCCCATACTTATACTCGCTGCTCAATATTTCTGCTTTTAAAAAATCGTAAAATCTGTCGGTTTTTGATTGTCTTTCATATCTGAAATCCACTATCTATTGCTCCTTTTTTATTTTTTAAACTGTTAAAGTGTTCTTAACAGTTTAGTTGTATACTTCTACATTTCTTTTGAAAAACCTTCTAATATTTAATTTTTTAATATTCCCTTGAATCTTTATAGCATAGTAAAAATGGATAAAGGCACCATATATAAATATACGATACCTTTATTTGTAATTTTAATATGCATACTAAATTATCTTCCACCACTTTTATTTGCCCACATGGCAGGATTAATCAGTTCTAACGGACTGTCTTTAAATGCATCCGATATTTCATCTTTCAAATCCTTTTCAAGCGGAGGAGAGTTTAACAGCTTTGCATTGTTTTCTACTTGTTCAGGTGTTTCACATCCTATAACCAGACTATCTATCTCTTTTAAATCTCTTATATAAATAAGTGCCAAATCTATGGGTGTACACCCTGCTTTTTGAGCAAGCTCTCCCAATCTTTTTAAAGGTTTTTTAGCTATTTCCAGATATGGAGGTACTTCATCCGGGTTCATGGCAAATAATCCTTGTAAAAAAACACTTCTACAAAAAACTATCATCCCCGATTTATCTAACTCGTTTAATAAGCCTGTTTTTATAAGTCTGTGGTCAAAGATATTTATAGGAATTTGAATAGCATCAAAAACACCCATTTTCAAAACTAATTCAACATCCTCAGGAGTATATACTGAGACGCCTATATTTTTTATCTTGCCTTCTGCCTTTAATTTTTGCATGGATTCAGTTATAGCTCCATCAAAAGCTTTTACATAGTCTGCATTATGCATTAAACATACAGGAATGCTTTCCATCTTTAATCTATTAAGGGAACTATCCACGCTCTGTGCAACTTGATTTTCTATGTCACTATACCCAATATTCCCATCGCCTTCTACATGGGATATCTTTGTAACAACTGTAGCATCTTTGATAGCTGAGCACTTATTGGAAAAAAACTCACCTAATATTTGCTCAGAATTTCCGTAAGAAGGAGCAGTATCCAGACTTATCACTCCGTGATCAACAGCAGTTTTTAATACATCAAAAGATTGCTCCTTGCTCAATCTTCCTATTTTATTTGCAACACCGTAATCATAACCCAGCTGTGCTGTACCTAGTGTGAACTTTGATATATCCACACCTTTCTTTTTGCCGACG
This region includes:
- a CDS encoding aldo/keto reductase, with amino-acid sequence MYVGKKKGVDISKFTLGTAQLGYDYGVANKIGRLSKEQSFDVLKTAVDHGVISLDTAPSYGNSEQILGEFFSNKCSAIKDATVVTKISHVEGDGNIGYSDIENQVAQSVDSSLNRLKMESIPVCLMHNADYVKAFDGAITESMQKLKAEGKIKNIGVSVYTPEDVELVLKMGVFDAIQIPINIFDHRLIKTGLLNELDKSGMIVFCRSVFLQGLFAMNPDEVPPYLEIAKKPLKRLGELAQKAGCTPIDLALIYIRDLKEIDSLVIGCETPEQVENNAKLLNSPPLEKDLKDEISDAFKDSPLELINPAMWANKSGGR
- a CDS encoding GntR family transcriptional regulator, encoding MDFRYERQSKTDRFYDFLKAEILSSEYKYGDRFYSIRELSRKHGLSNVTVSAVVSSLVREGLLYSEHGRGTFIGDLSKYKNNENKNIGVVLFDINKAYDVEADILRGIQNSLKSNYYIVPYSIFDDEIKLYTSLKGLTELETDGLIICPPTSGEYDVGLIKQILKDTPTVFINRRIDTVNGGFVCLDNEQAGYMATNHLLERGRKDILYIGSLGNNVGKQLFDGYKKALSEKGFKVSDKRILDIDNYDDFDFKSIKQALDDMVDDIGAIFSNDYIIYKINSYFSMRGIRVPEDIAFVGFNNLLFSEYMNPPLTTIEYPSRLIGEAAAKMIMNMIEHEHYSKVEKIFKPNLIIRRSC
- a CDS encoding class III aminotransferase — translated: MLENWDFNEYDQKIIEGLNDFIPDQVFDIHAHLVRVSDLNLDHDNFYSKIGEEITLDVWKENVSKFTQGSNLMGGLFFPMISSCCDVQKCNDYLIEQLKGQTTSKGLILISPHMTRKEAEKYLEDSQIVGLKPYHLLSDKKPTN